In Allomuricauda ruestringensis DSM 13258, the following proteins share a genomic window:
- a CDS encoding YheT family hydrolase: MPQVTSDYTPPFLFKNGHFATIYSGIIRSVNGVVQKRERLTLSDGDFLDMDWSDSQTPTQKLVVLLHGLEGDAQRPYITGSAKILNQNGYDACAVNYRGCSGEPNKMYRSYHSGATEDLIEVLDHILNTRNYSEIYLKGFSLGGNLLLKYLGEENNIPKELKGAVAVSVPCNLYDSCQQLLSPKNMLYAIRFKGNLLGKLRQKQQMFPEKISEADIKKIKTLKDFDDIYTSKAHHFKDALDYYHKCSSLQFLSNIKVPSLIINAKNDSFLGPECYPIKETTNNHSLYLETPTYGGHVGFWGKKNITYTEKRALDFFNSL; this comes from the coding sequence ATGCCCCAAGTCACTTCCGATTACACTCCACCCTTTCTGTTTAAAAATGGTCATTTTGCCACCATTTACTCAGGTATTATCCGTTCGGTAAACGGTGTGGTCCAAAAAAGGGAAAGACTCACCCTTTCCGATGGGGATTTTTTGGATATGGACTGGAGCGATTCGCAAACACCGACCCAAAAATTGGTAGTGCTTCTCCATGGGTTGGAAGGAGATGCGCAACGACCCTATATTACCGGAAGTGCCAAAATTCTCAATCAAAATGGGTATGACGCCTGTGCAGTAAATTACCGCGGTTGCAGTGGCGAGCCCAACAAAATGTACCGCTCCTATCATTCTGGGGCGACTGAAGATTTGATCGAGGTGCTCGACCATATCCTAAATACAAGGAATTACTCCGAAATTTACTTGAAGGGTTTTAGTTTGGGAGGAAACCTCCTGCTTAAATATTTGGGAGAAGAAAACAATATTCCAAAGGAATTGAAAGGCGCCGTTGCGGTATCCGTGCCTTGCAATCTTTATGATTCTTGTCAACAATTGCTGAGTCCAAAAAATATGCTGTATGCGATAAGATTCAAAGGAAATTTATTGGGCAAGCTCCGGCAAAAACAACAAATGTTTCCCGAAAAAATAAGCGAAGCCGACATCAAAAAAATTAAGACTTTAAAAGATTTTGATGACATCTACACCAGTAAGGCGCATCATTTTAAAGATGCTTTGGATTATTACCACAAATGCAGTTCCCTTCAATTCTTGTCAAACATCAAAGTCCCGAGCCTGATCATCAATGCAAAAAACGACTCTTTCTTGGGTCCGGAATGCTATCCGATCAAAGAAACCACAAACAACCATTCACTTTATTTGGAAACCCCAACTTATGGTGGACATGTTGGTTTTTGGGGCAAAAAAAACATCACTTACACCGAAAAAAGAGCTTTGGATTTCTTTAATTCTCTTTAA
- a CDS encoding c-type cytochrome — MKKIVMFLALGALIASCGGKKEEKKDGFEVSRTKTEEKKAEEKEGVPVDLDNKGVGPITNLEFPDEINDEMAARGKAKFDAICVACHMIDKRMIGPALKGVYDRRSPEWVMNMILNPDGMLKEDPIAKALLKEYNNAIMLNQNLTEDEARDVAEYLRTL, encoded by the coding sequence ATGAAAAAAATTGTAATGTTCTTGGCCTTGGGTGCCTTGATAGCTAGTTGCGGTGGAAAAAAAGAAGAAAAAAAAGATGGTTTTGAGGTGAGTCGCACCAAAACTGAAGAAAAAAAAGCTGAAGAAAAAGAAGGTGTTCCCGTTGATTTGGACAACAAAGGAGTTGGACCCATAACCAATTTGGAGTTCCCTGATGAAATCAATGATGAAATGGCTGCGCGTGGAAAAGCTAAATTTGATGCCATTTGTGTGGCATGCCACATGATCGATAAACGCATGATCGGGCCTGCCCTAAAAGGAGTTTACGACAGAAGAAGCCCGGAATGGGTAATGAACATGATCCTAAACCCTGATGGGATGCTGAAAGAAGACCCCATCGCAAAAGCTTTGTTGAAAGAATACAACAATGCGATAATGCTTAATCAAAACTTAACGGAGGACGAGGCTAGAGATGTTGCCGAGTACTTAAGAACGCTCTAA
- a CDS encoding dihydrofolate reductase family protein — MRKIIAALNMTIDGICDHTAGIPDEEIHQHYTELLGQGDAILYGRTTYQLMEFWRTFLENPSEEKSMNDFATAIDKIPKIVFSRTIKNVEWESATIAKRDLKDEVLELKHQPGKDIFVGSRSLIIQLIQLELIDEFQLCIHPMVEGKGLPLFENLNDRTIFKLVKNKTFKSGAIILYYRPKNE; from the coding sequence ATGAGAAAGATTATTGCAGCATTGAATATGACAATTGACGGGATATGCGACCATACTGCTGGAATACCCGATGAGGAAATACATCAACATTATACGGAATTATTAGGTCAGGGAGACGCAATTTTATATGGCAGGACTACGTATCAACTTATGGAATTTTGGCGGACGTTTTTAGAAAATCCCTCCGAAGAAAAATCAATGAACGACTTTGCTACGGCTATAGACAAAATTCCTAAAATAGTTTTCTCCCGGACAATTAAAAATGTAGAATGGGAAAGTGCAACAATAGCAAAACGTGACTTGAAAGATGAAGTTTTAGAACTCAAGCATCAACCGGGTAAAGATATTTTTGTTGGTAGTCGCAGTTTAATCATACAACTGATTCAACTCGAATTGATTGATGAGTTCCAACTTTGCATTCATCCAATGGTTGAAGGAAAAGGTTTGCCATTATTTGAAAATTTAAACGACAGGACTATTTTTAAGCTTGTTAAGAATAAAACCTTTAAGAGTGGAGCTATAATTCTATATTATCGACCAAAAAACGAATGA
- a CDS encoding META domain-containing protein yields MKLSVILFFTAVLLAESCGGPNSIEEALYGPTWELEYISGPRIAFDGLFPEKKPQITFNKESGKVSGTDSCNGYSADYMLEGSSISFGEPGPTTMMFCGGSERQFLEMMKKIDGYSFEGNKLNLLVGEIPMMRFKKVNP; encoded by the coding sequence ATGAAATTATCAGTCATCCTCTTTTTTACCGCCGTTCTACTGGCGGAATCCTGCGGTGGACCAAATTCCATTGAAGAAGCATTGTACGGCCCCACTTGGGAGCTCGAATATATTTCTGGGCCACGAATTGCCTTTGATGGCCTTTTCCCGGAAAAAAAACCACAAATAACCTTTAACAAAGAATCTGGTAAAGTATCCGGCACGGATAGTTGCAACGGGTACTCTGCAGATTATATGCTGGAGGGCAGCTCCATTTCTTTCGGAGAGCCAGGACCAACAACCATGATGTTCTGTGGGGGCAGCGAACGCCAATTCTTGGAAATGATGAAAAAAATAGACGGGTATTCCTTCGAGGGCAACAAACTCAACCTATTGGTGGGCGAAATCCCCATGATGCGCTTCAAAAAAGTCAACCCATGA
- a CDS encoding META domain-containing protein encodes MIKILIPICALFLFFNCIEKKKQETSEPGSSEMETKDTVQVKEQIRQMEPITIKIDGSYFKATGTEPFWGLKIYDDKIELQTMEDTIVTHSSEAIKAQDANIKMFRINTEATQMDIIISNKECTNAMSGEVFPYTVTASYKSTGGDETRVLEGCGSYITDYRLHDIWVLEEMQGAPVSKEDFNGNDVPNIEININNNRFSGFSGCNRMTGSIFYEKDVLRFTQIASTRMACPNMEKESEFLKALQRSTKHKVENNRLYLSNGSKENLLVFKKID; translated from the coding sequence ATGATAAAAATACTCATTCCAATTTGCGCATTGTTTTTGTTTTTCAACTGTATTGAAAAGAAAAAACAAGAAACTTCCGAACCCGGGTCATCAGAAATGGAAACAAAGGACACGGTTCAAGTGAAGGAACAAATCCGGCAAATGGAACCCATCACCATAAAAATTGACGGAAGCTATTTTAAGGCCACTGGAACCGAACCTTTTTGGGGACTCAAAATTTATGATGACAAAATTGAGCTTCAGACCATGGAGGACACCATTGTAACGCATTCATCAGAAGCAATTAAGGCACAAGATGCCAATATCAAAATGTTCCGTATTAATACTGAGGCGACCCAGATGGACATTATTATTTCGAACAAGGAATGCACCAATGCCATGTCGGGAGAGGTTTTTCCCTATACCGTAACTGCTTCCTATAAAAGTACAGGCGGAGACGAAACCCGTGTTCTGGAAGGCTGTGGGTCATACATTACGGATTATAGGCTACACGATATTTGGGTATTGGAAGAAATGCAAGGAGCACCGGTATCCAAAGAGGATTTTAACGGGAACGATGTTCCCAATATAGAAATCAACATCAACAACAATAGATTTTCAGGTTTTTCTGGCTGTAACCGGATGACCGGCAGTATTTTTTATGAAAAAGATGTATTGCGTTTTACCCAGATAGCCTCTACCCGAATGGCCTGCCCCAATATGGAAAAGGAATCCGAGTTTTTAAAGGCATTACAGCGCAGCACCAAACACAAAGTGGAAAACAACAGATTATACCTATCCAATGGTTCCAAAGAAAACCTTCTTGTGTTTAAAAAAATAGACTGA
- a CDS encoding DinB family protein, giving the protein MKKLSYFFVIFILMMNPNLQAQEMKLPYKEIPAYPSDYASGNVVSRMIDGLGYRYYWATEGLTQKNIDYKPSEDGRTIMETLEHIYTMSNNILLAPDAKPYERPKNPPKYSYEELRALTLQNLNAASNKVLGKSSEEMELFKVIFKQEERTSEFPYWNMINGMIADCIQHTGQIVLMRRASGNPQNPNVNVFLGKTRE; this is encoded by the coding sequence ATGAAAAAATTATCCTATTTTTTTGTCATTTTTATTTTGATGATGAATCCCAATCTCCAAGCACAAGAAATGAAATTACCTTACAAAGAAATTCCTGCTTATCCCTCAGACTATGCTTCGGGCAATGTGGTATCCCGAATGATTGATGGATTGGGATACCGGTATTATTGGGCCACAGAAGGCTTAACACAAAAAAATATTGATTATAAACCTTCGGAAGATGGGCGTACCATTATGGAAACCTTGGAGCATATCTATACAATGTCCAACAATATTTTATTGGCACCAGATGCAAAACCGTATGAGCGCCCCAAGAACCCTCCCAAATACTCCTACGAAGAGCTTCGTGCGCTCACCCTGCAAAACTTAAATGCTGCGAGCAACAAGGTTTTGGGCAAAAGCTCGGAAGAAATGGAGCTTTTTAAAGTAATCTTTAAGCAAGAGGAGAGAACATCAGAATTTCCGTATTGGAACATGATCAATGGAATGATTGCAGATTGCATTCAACACACCGGGCAAATTGTTTTGATGCGCCGGGCAAGTGGAAACCCGCAAAACCCAAACGTTAATGTGTTTTTGGGAAAAACCAGGGAATAA
- a CDS encoding NAD(P)H-dependent glycerol-3-phosphate dehydrogenase yields the protein MKDKLTFGVFGGGSWGTAIVKMLTENLDQVNWYMRSDSAIRHIKKEWHNPNYLSSVEFDVDQLVMSHDINEIVETSDVLIFAIPSAFLEGELQNLTVSLKDKIIFSAIKGIVPESGRIVGEHFNEKYEIPFENIGVITGPCHAEEVALERLSYLTIACADADKAKMVAKHLKSDYIRTKISDDIIGTEYAAMLKNIYAIAAGIAHGLGYGDNFQSVLMSNAIREMKRFIDRVYKMKRNINASAYLGDLLVTGYSVFSRNRMFGNMIGKGYTVKSAMMEMNMVAEGYYATKSAHDLMDKLQKKSKTPIINAVYQILYKNKSPKKVFEKLTEKLD from the coding sequence ATGAAAGACAAACTTACGTTTGGAGTATTTGGAGGTGGAAGCTGGGGAACTGCTATCGTAAAAATGTTGACCGAAAATTTGGATCAGGTAAACTGGTACATGCGAAGCGATTCTGCAATACGGCATATTAAAAAGGAATGGCACAATCCCAATTATTTGAGTTCGGTAGAGTTTGATGTGGACCAACTTGTTATGAGCCATGATATTAACGAGATTGTTGAAACATCTGATGTGCTCATTTTTGCTATCCCTTCGGCTTTTTTGGAAGGGGAGCTTCAAAACTTGACGGTTTCCTTAAAGGATAAAATTATTTTTTCGGCCATTAAGGGCATTGTCCCTGAAAGTGGACGAATCGTGGGCGAACATTTTAACGAGAAATACGAGATTCCTTTTGAGAATATCGGAGTAATCACAGGACCGTGCCATGCCGAGGAGGTCGCCTTGGAGCGCCTATCGTACCTAACCATTGCCTGTGCCGATGCCGACAAGGCTAAAATGGTGGCCAAACACTTGAAAAGTGATTATATCCGTACCAAAATATCCGACGACATTATCGGTACGGAATATGCCGCCATGCTAAAAAACATTTATGCCATTGCTGCGGGTATTGCGCACGGACTCGGCTACGGGGACAACTTCCAGAGTGTGTTGATGAGCAACGCCATCCGAGAGATGAAACGGTTTATTGACCGCGTGTACAAAATGAAACGTAACATCAATGCCTCTGCCTACTTGGGCGACTTGTTGGTAACGGGCTACTCTGTTTTTAGTAGAAACCGTATGTTTGGGAACATGATCGGTAAGGGCTATACCGTAAAAAGTGCCATGATGGAAATGAATATGGTGGCCGAAGGCTATTACGCCACAAAAAGTGCCCATGATCTTATGGACAAACTGCAAAAAAAATCCAAAACGCCGATTATCAATGCAGTCTATCAAATACTTTATAAAAACAAGAGCCCGAAAAAGGTTTTTGAGAAGTTAACGGAGAAGTTGGATTGA
- a CDS encoding carboxypeptidase-like regulatory domain-containing protein, protein MKRLFLFIGILFFSITNLFGQKVALSGTVLDSSTTTPMVNANILAFPKNADERTQFAITNDKGGYTLRLKKEVAYSIEVSYLGYQKLSFDYTATQDETKDLLLLPKPDELDEVVLEYKIPIEVKEDTITYQTDAFVTGEERKLREVLKKLPGIEVDREGNVTAQGKKVTTVLVEDKTFFTGNSKLAVNNIPADAVDQVQVLDNYNKIGFLKGLQDSDELALNIKLKEDKKKFAFGDMEAGGGVKDRYLVHPNLFYYSPKTNVNFIADLNNIGVKSFSFTDYLEFNGGFGKLMDDIGGYFSLSRDDFSQFLNNTDFRANTNRFGAFNLRQTVSSKTDINSYVIANSSDTQTESNTLNIYNNSDGLLNEDRTERNNYNNFFLIGKATVEHEPNRDENVTLNSFAKLTKNKGDGIILTQSEDQNSFFNTLQDVSALELKQNVEYSKRFSRAQTLSLETSVVFQKNNPDNAWETDQVFLQGLIPLEEDDSYQVFQQKETQTVSFDLVLKDYWVLNNFNHIYTTFGTNLRFDDFTSGEIQQLTNGNVNDFSDNGFGNAIDYRFNDTFLGLEYKFLAGIFTVKSGLFYHNYIWDNEQEGLSVNNSTQVLLPAFDAEAEFNSSEKIRFRYRQRMQFPTIDQLGANFMLRSFNSVGLGAPDLQNGRNHSYSLSYYKFSLFRGLNLNVGLTYNKRTQSVKNTTVLDGINQFVTYTMFNQPENSLSTNFRFGKRINKIKLSLESRGSYNEFFQLVNDNVSKNLSRSISATGKVETLFDKWPNVELGYTHKPSVYTTSTNKNTFTNSSIFANLDYVFLNDFYLKGDYERTEYSNEGQNLTNVFDVANASLFYQKEDSPWGFEISVNNLFDVRFKRQNSFSDFLISDQSTAIMPRIVMFKVSYKL, encoded by the coding sequence TTGAAAAGACTATTCCTGTTTATCGGTATCCTTTTCTTTAGCATCACCAATTTATTTGGACAAAAAGTAGCCCTAAGTGGCACTGTATTGGATAGTTCCACCACAACACCAATGGTCAATGCCAATATTTTGGCCTTCCCCAAAAATGCCGATGAGCGTACCCAATTTGCCATCACCAACGATAAGGGCGGGTATACCCTGCGCTTGAAAAAAGAGGTGGCCTATTCCATTGAGGTTAGTTATCTCGGCTACCAAAAACTTTCTTTTGATTATACAGCAACCCAAGATGAAACCAAGGACTTATTATTGCTGCCCAAACCTGATGAGCTCGATGAGGTGGTATTGGAATACAAAATTCCCATAGAAGTAAAAGAGGATACCATAACCTACCAAACCGATGCCTTTGTTACGGGTGAGGAACGCAAACTGCGCGAAGTGCTCAAAAAACTACCGGGCATAGAGGTGGACCGCGAAGGCAATGTGACCGCACAGGGCAAAAAAGTGACCACGGTGCTTGTTGAGGACAAGACCTTTTTTACGGGCAATAGCAAACTCGCAGTAAACAACATCCCGGCCGATGCTGTAGATCAGGTTCAAGTGTTGGACAACTACAACAAAATTGGGTTTTTAAAAGGGCTTCAAGATTCCGATGAGTTGGCCCTTAATATCAAACTTAAAGAAGACAAAAAGAAATTCGCCTTTGGCGATATGGAAGCAGGAGGCGGAGTCAAAGATCGTTACTTGGTACATCCCAATCTATTTTATTACAGCCCCAAGACCAATGTCAATTTTATTGCGGACCTGAACAACATTGGGGTCAAAAGTTTCTCCTTTACAGATTACTTGGAGTTCAACGGAGGGTTTGGCAAGCTTATGGACGATATTGGCGGCTACTTTTCGTTGAGCAGGGACGATTTTTCCCAATTTTTGAACAATACGGATTTTAGGGCGAACACCAATCGCTTTGGGGCATTCAATCTAAGACAGACGGTTTCATCCAAAACGGACATCAACAGTTACGTGATAGCAAACAGCAGCGATACACAAACGGAATCCAACACCTTGAACATCTACAACAACTCCGATGGACTCTTGAACGAGGACAGAACGGAACGCAACAATTACAACAATTTCTTTTTGATCGGGAAAGCGACCGTGGAACACGAACCCAACCGCGATGAGAATGTAACGTTAAATTCGTTTGCAAAACTCACCAAAAACAAGGGCGACGGCATCATTTTGACTCAGAGTGAAGATCAAAACAGTTTTTTCAATACCCTTCAAGATGTTTCGGCACTAGAGCTAAAGCAGAATGTTGAATACAGCAAACGATTTTCAAGAGCCCAGACCTTAAGTCTGGAGACTTCCGTGGTGTTTCAAAAAAATAATCCAGATAACGCTTGGGAAACCGACCAAGTATTTTTGCAAGGTTTAATTCCTTTGGAAGAAGACGATTCCTATCAAGTTTTTCAGCAAAAAGAAACCCAAACTGTATCTTTTGATTTGGTATTGAAAGACTATTGGGTGCTCAACAACTTTAATCATATCTATACCACCTTTGGCACCAATTTACGGTTCGATGATTTCACAAGTGGGGAAATACAACAACTCACCAATGGAAACGTAAATGATTTTTCAGATAATGGCTTTGGAAATGCTATTGATTATCGGTTCAATGATACATTTCTGGGGCTGGAATATAAATTCTTGGCAGGTATTTTCACCGTGAAATCAGGACTGTTTTATCACAATTACATCTGGGACAATGAGCAAGAAGGACTTTCGGTAAACAACAGCACCCAAGTTCTGCTACCTGCTTTTGATGCAGAGGCAGAATTCAACAGTAGTGAAAAAATACGATTTCGATACAGGCAGCGGATGCAATTCCCGACCATTGACCAATTGGGAGCCAATTTTATGTTGAGATCCTTTAATTCCGTAGGGTTGGGTGCACCCGATTTACAAAATGGAAGAAACCATTCCTATTCCCTTAGCTATTATAAGTTCAGTCTGTTCCGAGGTTTGAATCTGAATGTAGGATTGACCTATAACAAAAGAACACAAAGTGTAAAAAACACCACGGTCTTGGATGGGATAAATCAATTTGTGACCTATACGATGTTCAACCAGCCTGAAAATTCTTTAAGCACCAATTTTAGATTTGGGAAGCGAATCAACAAGATTAAGCTCAGTTTGGAAAGTAGGGGGAGCTATAACGAGTTTTTCCAGTTGGTGAACGACAATGTTTCCAAAAACCTTTCTCGGTCCATTTCTGCCACAGGTAAGGTAGAGACCCTTTTCGATAAATGGCCCAACGTTGAGCTGGGTTATACACACAAACCATCGGTCTATACCACATCGACAAATAAAAATACCTTTACCAACTCAAGTATCTTCGCAAATCTGGATTATGTGTTTTTAAATGATTTTTATTTGAAGGGAGATTATGAGCGAACGGAATATTCCAATGAAGGACAAAACCTGACCAATGTATTTGATGTGGCCAACGCATCACTGTTTTACCAAAAGGAAGATAGCCCCTGGGGATTTGAAATCTCGGTAAACAACCTTTTTGATGTAAGGTTTAAAAGGCAAAATTCCTTTTCCGATTTTTTGATCAGTGACCAATCCACAGCCATAATGCCAAGGATTGTGATGTTTAAGGTGTCTTATAAGCTTTAG
- a CDS encoding GLPGLI family protein, protein MKLRPLVNIFFLIASFTIYQRMWSQSQAPIHVYYVKKTDKLIDTTKSSKAKSMIWKFNEIISEDVKNLTYVLKIWGDYSLFQEKKSLTIGSGTNATRNFASSYGGTRGTFYINQKDSIYLNMREFSGAYFKVKIKPKKWQIHSQDFKYVDKYKCIKATTVDTIINPKGVFTSDVVAWFSPDLPGFYGPAGYFGLPGIILELHNGKISLEAKEIDARKEPPFYIEKENGKLVTEKEYDSIVEKKAKEFFNISKF, encoded by the coding sequence ATGAAATTAAGACCTTTAGTTAATATTTTCTTTTTGATTGCGAGTTTTACAATATATCAAAGAATGTGGTCACAATCTCAAGCTCCAATTCATGTATATTATGTGAAAAAGACGGATAAATTGATTGATACAACTAAATCTAGTAAAGCTAAGAGCATGATATGGAAGTTCAATGAAATTATATCGGAAGATGTGAAAAATTTGACCTATGTTTTAAAAATATGGGGAGATTACTCTCTTTTTCAAGAAAAAAAATCATTGACAATAGGTTCTGGTACAAATGCAACGCGAAACTTTGCTTCGTCATATGGAGGGACTAGAGGTACTTTTTATATAAACCAAAAAGACTCAATATATCTAAATATGAGAGAATTTTCAGGAGCATATTTTAAGGTAAAAATAAAACCAAAAAAATGGCAAATACATTCACAGGATTTCAAATACGTGGATAAATACAAATGTATAAAGGCCACTACGGTCGATACCATAATAAATCCAAAAGGAGTTTTTACATCTGATGTGGTTGCTTGGTTTTCACCTGATTTACCAGGTTTTTATGGTCCAGCAGGTTATTTTGGGCTTCCGGGGATTATTTTGGAATTACACAACGGCAAAATTAGTTTAGAGGCCAAAGAAATTGATGCCAGAAAAGAGCCTCCTTTTTATATAGAAAAAGAAAATGGAAAACTGGTTACTGAAAAGGAATATGACAGTATAGTGGAGAAAAAGGCAAAAGAGTTCTTCAATATTTCGAAGTTTTAG
- a CDS encoding GLPGLI family protein has product MKKKTILHLNIFFFFAMVLSTKAQTGKIIYKATSKFRLENSASKEDKQFDAINKAIKNNPMDFELFFNEGKAFFEMKDGMGTNDFQTKIAKVMLGGMKKFYLNLETEEFLKQEVAYGETFLIPINRPNWELSNSSKMIGKYKCYMATTYYTIENDAGSFKKNVIAWYCPEIPYSYGPSGFFGLPGLILELTDDKRTYSATEISLNQSDYKIVKPKKGVIITQEEFEKLREKFKQ; this is encoded by the coding sequence ATGAAAAAGAAAACCATTTTACACTTAAACATATTCTTCTTTTTTGCAATGGTGCTTTCTACAAAAGCACAAACTGGTAAAATCATTTATAAAGCAACCTCAAAATTTCGATTAGAAAATAGTGCAAGCAAAGAGGATAAACAATTTGACGCTATAAATAAAGCTATTAAAAATAATCCAATGGATTTTGAATTATTCTTTAATGAGGGAAAGGCTTTTTTCGAAATGAAGGATGGGATGGGAACTAATGATTTTCAAACCAAGATTGCCAAAGTAATGTTGGGGGGTATGAAAAAGTTCTATCTCAACTTAGAAACTGAAGAATTTCTAAAGCAAGAAGTGGCTTACGGAGAAACTTTTCTTATTCCAATTAACAGGCCTAATTGGGAACTATCCAATAGCTCAAAAATGATTGGGAAATATAAATGTTATATGGCGACTACATACTACACAATTGAAAACGATGCAGGAAGTTTTAAAAAAAATGTAATCGCATGGTACTGTCCAGAAATTCCATATTCGTATGGGCCATCTGGTTTTTTTGGTCTACCAGGATTAATTTTGGAATTGACTGATGATAAGCGCACATACAGTGCTACAGAAATTTCATTGAACCAATCCGATTATAAAATAGTTAAACCTAAAAAAGGAGTCATAATAACTCAAGAAGAGTTTGAAAAATTACGGGAAAAATTTAAACAATAG
- a CDS encoding GLPGLI family protein, producing the protein MKKCILVYLSFALLATNLLSAQIAHGKVWYNVNMEGFYKDGVKDGKASPELKRMFRMTADAAKNVQLQLIFNKGRSIFQHQRGLSISDIDILDDHVKSLTSKGVYYTDLTKRMQLLQTSYGGKQYNVKSNIKRLEWTLTKEQKQIGKFLCYKAILDKSNTGLNEDTIAWYTPEIPVSFGPVDYVGNLPGLILELQLPIATYTAGKIELNPKKEVKIDWPTNIETMTEEEYKKEGDKIKAQLDRGW; encoded by the coding sequence ATGAAGAAATGTATTTTAGTTTATTTGAGTTTTGCTTTATTAGCAACTAATCTTCTGTCAGCCCAGATAGCTCATGGAAAAGTTTGGTATAATGTAAATATGGAGGGTTTTTATAAAGATGGTGTAAAAGACGGAAAAGCGTCGCCAGAATTGAAGAGGATGTTTAGAATGACCGCTGATGCGGCCAAAAATGTACAATTACAACTTATCTTTAACAAAGGACGTAGCATTTTTCAACATCAAAGAGGACTCAGTATTTCTGATATAGACATATTGGACGATCATGTAAAATCCCTAACTTCCAAGGGTGTATATTACACAGATTTAACCAAGAGAATGCAACTCCTACAAACTTCTTATGGAGGCAAGCAATATAATGTGAAATCCAATATAAAAAGACTTGAATGGACATTGACCAAAGAGCAGAAACAAATTGGTAAGTTCTTGTGCTATAAAGCAATTCTTGATAAATCCAACACTGGGTTAAATGAAGATACTATAGCCTGGTACACCCCTGAAATCCCTGTTTCTTTTGGCCCAGTGGATTATGTGGGAAACCTTCCTGGCCTAATCTTGGAACTACAATTGCCCATAGCCACCTACACCGCTGGCAAAATTGAGCTTAACCCCAAAAAAGAGGTAAAAATAGATTGGCCAACCAATATCGAAACCATGACGGAGGAGGAATACAAAAAAGAAGGTGATAAGATTAAAGCGCAGTTGGATAGAGGGTGGTAA
- a CDS encoding GLPGLI family protein, with protein MRLFEYKRVIIFFFFLVVGAVFGQESFEITYAVESNFDLSEMQHEQTRTMASMAAEVMSDFEFQLLIDGNESIFKQSEQLVRDDINPMMYKLASGFCSGNEVWHTKTGDPIKRIALLNTDPSMVLTLDEHIKWEITNESKQIGEVKVLKATTTRKLGSYLEEIEAWFAPTLPYSFGPLGYNGLPGLILEMYRGKVVFKLKEIQEKDVDIKLPKGSKEMTFEKYFEMLDANMAKIKKQGG; from the coding sequence ATGAGATTATTTGAATATAAACGGGTTATAATTTTCTTTTTCTTCTTAGTTGTTGGGGCTGTTTTTGGTCAAGAATCCTTTGAAATCACCTATGCTGTCGAATCAAACTTTGATTTGAGTGAAATGCAACATGAACAGACGAGAACCATGGCAAGTATGGCAGCCGAGGTCATGTCTGATTTTGAATTTCAATTATTGATCGATGGTAATGAATCCATCTTTAAACAATCCGAACAATTGGTGAGGGATGATATCAACCCGATGATGTATAAATTGGCATCGGGATTCTGCTCTGGAAACGAAGTTTGGCACACAAAAACGGGCGACCCCATCAAACGTATAGCATTGTTGAACACAGACCCTTCCATGGTGTTGACATTGGATGAACATATAAAGTGGGAGATTACCAACGAGTCAAAACAAATTGGGGAGGTCAAAGTGCTAAAAGCCACCACAACAAGAAAGTTGGGGAGTTATCTCGAAGAAATTGAAGCGTGGTTCGCACCAACACTGCCCTATTCCTTCGGCCCTTTGGGTTATAATGGCCTTCCCGGTCTTATACTTGAAATGTATCGAGGTAAGGTCGTTTTTAAGCTCAAAGAAATACAAGAAAAAGATGTTGATATCAAGCTCCCAAAAGGCTCAAAAGAAATGACTTTTGAAAAGTATTTCGAGATGCTGGACGCCAATATGGCAAAAATCAAAAAGCAGGGTGGATAA